GGGGCGCGCGGGCGCTCCATCGACTCCGCTGGCTCCCCTGGCTCCGCGTAGTCGAGTACGACGATCCGGTTGTGCCGGGTCGCCCGAGTGCGACGGGTCGCCCGCTGAAGCGGCGGGGTGTTCGGCGGCGGGGTCGTTCGGCCGGGAGATCTTCCGGTGCGGGGCTCTCAGTCGCGGAGCTCTCAGTCGCGGGGTGCTTCCTGAGCCCACGTCTCCGGCTGCCACAGGCCCGACCGGCGCAGCGAGTTCGAGCAGTGCCGGAATATCTCGTCTATCTCCACGACGAGCGCGAGCAGCGGGCGCTGTCCCTTCACCGTCAGCTCGTCGAAGAACGGCGCGTCCGTGAGGATGCGTGCGCGGCCGTTGACCCGGAGGACGTCGGCGCTGCCCGGCACCAGGTGGAGCAGGCCCACGTGAGGGTTGGAGAGGACGTTGCGGAAGCTGTCGCTGCGGCGGTTTCCCGGCCGGTCGGGGAGGACGAGCGTCCGCGCGTCCAGGACGTGGACGAATCCGGACGCGTCGCCCCGGGGCGAGGTGTCGCAGTTGCCTTCCGCGTCGGAGGTGGA
This window of the Streptomyces sp. NBC_00237 genome carries:
- a CDS encoding MSMEG_1061 family FMN-dependent PPOX-type flavoprotein — its product is MRSGAELTELLGIPHPIVIDKVHDELTADDLGILARSPFCVLSTSDAEGNCDTSPRGDASGFVHVLDARTLVLPDRPGNRRSDSFRNVLSNPHVGLLHLVPGSADVLRVNGRARILTDAPFFDELTVKGQRPLLALVVEIDEIFRHCSNSLRRSGLWQPETWAQEAPRD